One genomic window of Chelonia mydas isolate rCheMyd1 chromosome 27, rCheMyd1.pri.v2, whole genome shotgun sequence includes the following:
- the MRPL45 gene encoding 39S ribosomal protein L45, mitochondrial, producing MQCGSKMAAPMQRGLSRLLPLGRCLQGVEPLLSPTRLTQTSLVIPVRTKRRHFVPPSVNAKHMTQEEQKLKARAAGIVIPYEPPERPIHLACTAGIFDPYVPPEGDARLSSLSKEGLKQRAEQLKQSAASQLAIRKVKDYDPDFSTRTFPEKAQEIFIEAHNCLTNFNKQKLHSLVTERCYPEMVRGNRYNTIRWSFVESLEPPRVVQIRCPDMVNKGNLYGQVTVRMHTRQTLAIYDRFGRLMYGGEQVPKDVLEYVVFERHLVNPYGSWRVHGKIVPAWAPPKDPIIKTVMVPGPILDPSQEFDEIQHEVPKSKQMQWYK from the exons ATGCAATGCGGATCCAAGATGGCGGCCCCCATGCAGCGGGGCTTGTCCCGGCTCCTGCCGCTCggacggtgcctgcag GGTGTAGAACCCTTACTCAGTCCTACTAGACTGACTCAGACCTCGCTTGTGATCCCAGTGAGAACAAAGAGACGGCACTTTGTCCCTCCTTCTGTCAATGCCAAGCATATgactcaggaggagcagaagCTGAAAGCCAGGGCTGCAGGCATTGTGATCCCTTATGAGCCCCCAGAACGCCCCATCCATCTTGCCTGCACAG CTGGAATTTTTGACCCCTATGTGCCTCCTGAGGGTGATGCCCGCTTGTCTTCTCTGTCAAAGGAGGGGCTGAAGCAAAGAGCGGAGCAGCTGAAGCAGAGCGCCGCTTCACAATTAGC AATCCGGAAGGTAAAAGATTATGATCCTGACTTCAGCACTAGAACGTTCCCGGAGAAGGCCCAGGAGATATTCATTGAAGCTCACAATTGCCTGACAAA TTTCAACAAGCAGAAACTTCACTCCCTGGTGACTGAACGCTGCTACCCG GAAATGGTGCGTGGGAACAGATACAATACCATCCGCTGGAGCTTTGTGGAGTCGCTGGAGCCTCCTAGGGTGGTTCAGATTCGGTGCCCAGATATGGTGAACAAGGGCAACCTGTATGGACAGGTGACAGTCCGCATGCACACCCGGCAG ACCTTGGCTATCTATGACCGGTTTGGGCGGCTGATGTACGGTGGGGAGCAGGTGCCGAAAGACGTCTTGGAGTATGTCGTATTTGAGAGGCACCTGGTCAACCCTTATGGCTCTTGGAGGGTACACGGCAAGATCGTGCCAGCCTGGGCTCCGCCAAAGGACCCCATTATCAAG